From Maylandia zebra isolate NMK-2024a linkage group LG11, Mzebra_GT3a, whole genome shotgun sequence, one genomic window encodes:
- the dscc1 gene encoding sister chromatid cohesion protein DCC1, producing MRTLEEVRATLQIAKLKEEDLQKTIHCLSFGPNVSSADYCLMELDDTLCKHIEAGQSLVIRGDKDEHAVVCSDDKTYSLKIADTSNLLLFLPGCRTPDQLTDTEDSSHVVHAQIWGFCNSYWELRKQRPRLKKLKRLLMENPYEGPALGGQQENTENRYTMQDLLERIQASEEEIRTHLETIHACQIDGYWRVLDFDYEMKLLGHVTQLVDSESWAFSRVPLQTSLDELAPLEPREMIEHCLNCYGKRYTENGEVFYALNEDKVCWGIALMLLHNAVKFNLKEFQEVWQQSVPEGMSTRLDQLKGIALLDRTSRPETICLLRVEDLPEDTVERFNHLFTLREKWTEEDITPYIQDLCGEKQTTGALLTKYARSSMQNGIKVFNSRRPVAT from the exons ATGAGGACTTTAGAGGAGGTGCGGGCCACTCTGCAGATCGCCAAACTCAAAGAGGAGGACTTACAGAAAACTATTCACTGTCTGTCCTTTGGGCCAAACGTTTCATCTGCGGACTACTGCCTGATGGAGCTCGACGACACACTCTGCAAACACATCGAGGCTGGCCAAAG TCTAGTGATTCGGGGCGATAAAGACGAACATGCAGTGGTTTGTAGCGACGACAAGACCTACAGTCTAAAAATAGCTGAcacatccaacctgctgctgtttcttCCTGGATGCAGAACACCAGACCAGCTGACCGACACCGAGGACAGCTCTCATGTTGTGCACGCTCAG ATATGGGGGTTTTGTAACAGCTACTGGGAACTGAGGAAACAGCGACCAAGACTGAAGAAGCTAAAGAGGCTTTTAATGGAAAATCCTTACGAAGGACCTGCGTTAGGAGGGCAGCAGGAGAATACAGAGAACAGG TACACAATGCAGGATCTGCTGGAGAGGATTCAGGCCAGTGAAGAGGAGATAAGAACACACTTAGAGACCATCCATGCCTGTCAGATAGATG gataCTGGCGCGTTCTGGACTTTGACTATGAGATGAAGCTGCTTGGTCATGTGACTCAGCTGGTGGACTCTGAGTCTTGGGCCTTCAGCAGGGTTCCCCTTCAGACCAGTTTAGATGAGCTGGCCCCACTCGAGCCCAG AGAGATGATCGAGCACTGTTTGAACTGCTATGGGAAACGCTATACTGAAAATG GTGAAGTGTTTTATGCACTAAATGAGGACAAAGTCTGTTGGGGTATCGCACTGATGCTGCTGCACAATGCTGTCAAGTTCAACCTGAAGGAGTTTCAGGAGGTCTGGCAGCAGAGCGTCCCAGAGGGCATGAGTACAAGACTGGACCAGCTAAAG GGCATTGCCCTGTTGGACCGCACCTCCCGCCCAGAGACCATCTGCCTGCTGCGTGTGGAGGACCTCCCAGAGGACACGGTGGAACGCTTTAACCACCTTTTTACACTCCGAGAGAAATGGACAGAGGAGGATATAACACCATACATACA AGATCTGTGTGGAGAGAAACAGACCACCGGAGCCCTCCTGACCAAATACGCTCGGTCTTCAATGCAAAATGGGATCAAGGTTTTCAACTCCAGAAGGCCCGTGGCTACGTGA